The following proteins are co-located in the Ketogulonicigenium robustum genome:
- the gltB gene encoding glutamate synthase large subunit has translation MTSYDANWVAAEEAKRKWMAENSLYRAEDEHSSCGVGLVVAIDGTPSRSVVEKGITALKAIWHRGAVDADGKTGDGAGIHIQIPMPFFHDQVRSTGHEPAADKLMAVGQIFLPRTDFGAQERCRTIVEAEVLRMGHYIYGWRHVPVDTSVLGEKANATRPEIEQILIRCEKDIDAEQFERELYIIRRRIEKAATAAHINGLYICSLSCRSIIYKGMMLAEQVAVFYPDLMDDRFESAFAIYHQRYSTNTFPQWSLAQPFRMLAHNGEINTLKGNVNWMKSHEIRMAHGAFGDMAEDIKPIIPAGTSDSGALDSVFEVMVRAGRSAPMAKTMLVPEAWSKNVGEMPKEWADMYAYCNTVMEPWDGPAALAMTDGRWVCGGLDRNGLRPMRYVVTGEGMLIAGSEVGMVPVNERTVIEKGALGPGQMIAVDMVEGKLYHDREIKDKLASAQPFGDWVEKSISFSSSVLTLPEKCLFTGTALRKRQIAAGYSVEELEQILTPMAEDGKEMIASMGDDTPVAVLSKQYRPLSHYFRQNFSQVTNPPIDSLRESRVMSLKTRFGNLKNVLDESSNQTETLVMDTPFICNGEFDELMRQFETAGVVTIDCTFDAGSSQDALRLGLERIRGEAEDAVRSGTGHIVLTDQFQSETRVAMPMILATSAVHSWLTRKGLRTFCSLNVRAAECIDPHYFAVLISSGATTVNAYLAEDSIGDRIERGLLDGTLEEAMRRYREAVNGGLLKIMAKMGISVISSYRGGLNFEAVGLSRSMVDEYFPGMQSRISGIGLIGIQHKAEQAHAKGWLGGQDVLPIGGFYKSRRSGEKHAWEAQTMHMLQAACDRASYELWQRYSQAMQANPPIHLRDLLAIKPLGNAVPIEEVESITSIRKRFVTPGMSLGALSPEAHMTLNVAMNRIGAKSDSGEGGEDPAHSHPLPNGDNPCAKIKQVASGRFGVTAEYLNACEELEIKVAQGAKPGEGGQLPGMKVTDLIARLRHSTKGVTLISPPPHHDIYSIEDLAQLIYDLKQINPRCKVTVKLVSSSGVGTIAAGVAKAKADVILVSGHNGGTGASPGTSIKYAGLPWEMGLTEAHQVLTMNNLRDRVTLRTDGGLRTGRDIVIAAMLGAEEYGIGTAALIAMGCIMVRQCQSNTCPVGVCTQNEALRQKFTGSADKVVNLITFYATEVREILASIGARSLDEVIGRADLLSQISRGSARLDDLDLNPLLIQVDGSTRHSYDRSRPRNVVPDTLDAEVVKDAQRFLNDGEKMQLDYAVQNTLRTIGTRVSSHIVTKFGMRNSLQDDHLTLKLTGSAGQSLGAFSVHGLKIEVSGEANDYVGKGLSGGTIVVRPPMSSPLVAADNTIIGNTVLYGATDGYLFAAGRAGERFGVRNSGAKVVIEGCGTNGCEYMTGGTAVILGTIGANFGAGMTGGMAYLYDPAGAAPAMINMETLVTCQITVTHWEAELRALIERHAHETGSRKAAEILANWDAELPNFLQVCPKEMLVHLKHPLAHDVAAIPAE, from the coding sequence ATGACCAGCTATGACGCAAATTGGGTCGCTGCCGAGGAAGCCAAGCGCAAATGGATGGCCGAGAACTCGCTCTACCGGGCCGAGGACGAGCATTCCTCGTGCGGGGTTGGCTTGGTCGTCGCAATCGACGGCACGCCGTCGCGTTCGGTCGTCGAAAAGGGCATCACCGCGCTGAAAGCGATCTGGCACCGTGGGGCCGTTGATGCCGATGGCAAGACGGGTGACGGCGCGGGAATCCATATCCAGATTCCGATGCCGTTCTTCCACGACCAAGTCCGCAGCACCGGGCACGAGCCTGCCGCAGACAAGCTGATGGCCGTGGGCCAGATCTTCCTGCCGCGCACCGATTTTGGCGCGCAGGAACGCTGCCGCACGATCGTCGAGGCCGAAGTGCTGCGCATGGGCCACTATATCTATGGCTGGCGTCACGTGCCGGTGGACACATCGGTCTTGGGCGAAAAGGCGAATGCGACCCGCCCCGAGATTGAGCAGATCCTGATCCGCTGCGAGAAAGACATCGACGCCGAGCAATTCGAGCGTGAGCTGTACATCATCCGCCGCCGCATCGAGAAAGCGGCGACGGCGGCGCATATCAACGGCCTTTATATCTGTTCGCTGTCGTGCCGTTCGATCATTTACAAGGGTATGATGCTGGCCGAACAGGTCGCGGTTTTCTATCCCGATCTGATGGACGACCGCTTTGAATCGGCCTTTGCGATCTATCACCAGCGCTATTCGACCAACACCTTCCCGCAATGGTCGCTGGCGCAGCCGTTCCGTATGCTGGCCCACAACGGCGAAATCAACACGCTGAAGGGCAACGTCAACTGGATGAAAAGCCACGAAATCCGCATGGCTCACGGCGCTTTTGGCGACATGGCCGAGGATATCAAGCCGATCATCCCCGCCGGCACATCCGATTCGGGCGCGCTGGATTCGGTGTTCGAGGTGATGGTCCGCGCCGGCCGCAGCGCGCCGATGGCCAAGACCATGCTGGTCCCCGAGGCGTGGTCGAAGAACGTCGGCGAGATGCCCAAGGAATGGGCTGACATGTATGCCTATTGCAACACCGTGATGGAGCCGTGGGACGGCCCCGCCGCGCTGGCTATGACCGATGGGCGCTGGGTGTGCGGCGGCCTTGACCGTAACGGCCTGCGCCCGATGCGCTATGTCGTCACGGGCGAGGGTATGCTGATTGCGGGTTCCGAAGTGGGCATGGTGCCCGTGAACGAACGCACCGTGATCGAGAAGGGCGCCTTGGGCCCGGGCCAGATGATCGCCGTCGATATGGTCGAGGGCAAGCTGTACCACGACCGCGAGATCAAAGATAAATTGGCATCGGCCCAGCCCTTCGGCGATTGGGTGGAAAAGTCGATTTCCTTCTCCTCGAGCGTCTTGACGCTGCCGGAAAAATGCCTGTTCACGGGCACCGCCCTGCGCAAGCGCCAGATCGCAGCCGGTTATTCGGTCGAGGAGTTGGAGCAGATTCTGACGCCGATGGCCGAAGACGGTAAGGAAATGATCGCCTCGATGGGCGATGATACGCCGGTCGCCGTGCTGTCCAAGCAGTACCGCCCGCTGTCGCATTACTTCCGCCAGAACTTCAGCCAAGTGACCAACCCGCCGATCGATTCTTTGCGCGAAAGCCGCGTGATGTCGCTGAAGACGCGCTTTGGCAACCTGAAGAACGTGCTGGACGAAAGCAGCAACCAGACCGAAACGCTGGTCATGGATACGCCGTTCATCTGCAACGGTGAATTCGACGAACTGATGCGCCAGTTCGAAACGGCGGGCGTTGTGACGATCGACTGCACCTTCGATGCCGGTAGCTCGCAAGACGCGCTGCGTCTGGGGCTGGAGCGGATTCGTGGCGAAGCCGAAGACGCCGTCCGTTCGGGGACAGGCCATATCGTGCTGACCGACCAATTCCAGTCGGAAACGCGTGTTGCCATGCCGATGATTCTGGCAACCTCGGCCGTGCATAGCTGGCTGACCCGCAAGGGGCTGCGCACCTTCTGTTCGCTGAACGTGCGGGCGGCCGAATGTATCGACCCCCACTATTTCGCCGTGCTGATCTCCTCGGGGGCGACGACGGTGAACGCGTATCTGGCCGAAGATTCGATCGGCGACCGGATCGAACGCGGCCTGCTGGACGGAACGCTGGAAGAGGCGATGCGCCGCTACCGCGAGGCGGTCAACGGCGGTCTGCTAAAGATCATGGCGAAGATGGGGATTTCGGTCATCTCGTCCTATCGCGGGGGCCTGAACTTCGAAGCTGTCGGCCTGTCGCGGTCGATGGTCGACGAATATTTCCCCGGCATGCAGTCGCGTATTTCGGGCATCGGCCTGATCGGTATTCAGCACAAGGCGGAACAGGCCCATGCCAAGGGCTGGCTGGGCGGCCAAGACGTGTTGCCGATAGGCGGCTTCTACAAGTCGCGCCGTTCGGGCGAGAAACACGCCTGGGAAGCGCAGACGATGCACATGCTGCAAGCCGCCTGCGACCGTGCCAGCTACGAATTGTGGCAGCGCTATTCGCAAGCGATGCAAGCGAACCCGCCGATCCATCTGCGCGACCTGCTGGCCATCAAGCCGCTGGGCAACGCCGTCCCGATCGAGGAAGTCGAGAGCATCACCTCGATCCGCAAGCGGTTCGTGACGCCTGGGATGAGCCTGGGTGCTCTGTCGCCCGAGGCGCATATGACGCTGAACGTCGCCATGAACCGCATCGGGGCGAAGTCCGATTCGGGCGAGGGCGGTGAGGATCCGGCGCACAGCCATCCGCTGCCCAACGGCGACAACCCCTGCGCAAAGATCAAGCAGGTTGCCTCGGGCCGCTTCGGTGTGACCGCCGAATACCTGAATGCCTGCGAGGAGCTGGAGATCAAGGTCGCCCAAGGCGCAAAGCCCGGCGAAGGTGGTCAGCTGCCCGGCATGAAGGTGACCGACCTGATCGCCCGTCTGCGTCACTCGACCAAGGGTGTGACGCTGATCTCGCCGCCGCCGCACCACGACATCTATTCGATCGAGGATCTGGCCCAGCTGATCTACGATCTGAAGCAGATCAACCCGCGTTGTAAGGTGACAGTAAAGCTGGTGTCGTCTTCGGGCGTGGGGACGATTGCGGCAGGTGTGGCTAAGGCCAAGGCCGACGTCATTCTGGTGTCGGGCCACAACGGCGGCACGGGCGCATCCCCGGGCACGTCGATCAAATACGCTGGCCTGCCGTGGGAAATGGGGCTGACCGAGGCGCATCAGGTTCTGACGATGAACAACCTGCGCGACCGCGTCACCCTGCGGACCGATGGCGGTTTGCGCACGGGCCGCGACATCGTCATCGCCGCGATGCTGGGGGCCGAGGAATACGGCATCGGCACCGCCGCGCTGATCGCGATGGGCTGTATCATGGTGCGCCAGTGCCAGTCGAACACCTGCCCCGTCGGCGTCTGCACCCAGAATGAGGCCCTGCGCCAGAAGTTCACGGGCTCGGCCGACAAGGTGGTCAACCTGATCACGTTCTATGCCACCGAAGTGCGCGAGATTCTGGCCAGCATCGGCGCGCGTAGCTTGGACGAGGTGATCGGCCGCGCCGACCTGCTGTCGCAGATCAGCCGTGGTTCGGCGCGACTGGACGACCTCGACCTGAACCCGCTGCTGATTCAAGTCGACGGCTCGACCCGCCATAGCTACGACCGCAGCCGTCCGCGCAACGTCGTGCCTGACACGCTGGACGCCGAGGTCGTGAAGGACGCGCAACGCTTCCTGAACGACGGCGAGAAGATGCAGCTGGATTACGCGGTGCAAAACACGCTGCGTACCATCGGCACGCGCGTGTCCAGCCATATCGTGACCAAGTTCGGCATGCGCAACAGCCTGCAGGACGATCACCTGACGCTGAAACTGACGGGGTCTGCGGGGCAGAGCCTCGGGGCGTTCTCGGTCCACGGGCTGAAGATCGAGGTGTCGGGCGAGGCGAATGACTATGTTGGCAAGGGCTTGTCGGGCGGCACTATTGTCGTGCGCCCGCCGATGTCCTCGCCACTGGTGGCTGCCGATAACACGATCATCGGCAACACGGTGCTTTATGGTGCAACCGACGGCTACCTGTTTGCAGCGGGCCGCGCCGGTGAACGTTTCGGGGTGCGCAACTCGGGTGCCAAGGTGGTGATCGAGGGCTGTGGCACCAACGGGTGCGAATATATGACCGGCGGCACGGCTGTCATCCTCGGCACGATCGGCGCGAACTTTGGCGCTGGTATGACGGGCGGCATGGCGTATCTTTATGATCCGGCGGGTGCTGCACCTGCGATGATCAACATGGAAACGCTGGTCACCTGCCAGATCACCGTCACCCATTGGGAGGCCGAGCTTCGCGCCCTGATCGAGCGTCACGCCCACGAGACAGGCTCGCGCAAGGCGGCTGAAATTCTGGCCAACTGGGATGCCGAACTGCCGAACTTCCTGCAGGTCTGCCCCAAGGAAATGCTGGTGCATCTGAAGCATCCGCTGGCCCACGACGTGGCCGCCATTCCGGCAGAATAA
- a CDS encoding NAD(P)-dependent oxidoreductase — protein MATEKMLTFVSVPRSMPEKRGAEDRKQDFDEIYREFADAKAAEQASRCSQCGVPYCQAHCPLSNNIPDWLRLTAQGRLQEAYEISQQTNTFPEICGRICPQDRLCEGNCVIEQSGHGTVTIGSVEKYITDTAWEKGWVKPIVPQGDRAESVGIIGAGPAGLAAADVLRRAGVQVTVYDRYDRAGGLLTYGIPGFKLEKHIVMRRIEQLEAAGVQFVMNCNIGEDVSFDALRGKHDAVLIATGVYKTRDLGGDNADAAGLVRALDYLTASNRKNFGDDVAEYDNGTLNAAGKRVVVIGGGDTAMDCVRTAIRQGAISVKCLYRRDKANMPGSQRETKNAEEEGVEFVWLAAPAGFTAADGVVTGVNVQRMRLGAPDASGRRSPELIEGADYIEEADLVVKALGFEPEDLPKLWGVDGLEVTRWGTVRAQFGTGQTNLDGVFAAGDIVRGASLVVWGIRDGRDSATAILDYLGQSATVAAE, from the coding sequence ATGGCCACTGAAAAGATGTTGACGTTCGTAAGCGTCCCCCGCTCCATGCCTGAAAAGCGTGGGGCTGAAGACCGTAAACAGGACTTCGACGAAATCTACCGCGAATTTGCCGATGCCAAAGCGGCCGAGCAAGCCTCGCGCTGCAGCCAGTGCGGTGTGCCCTATTGTCAGGCGCACTGCCCGCTGTCGAACAACATTCCCGACTGGCTGCGCCTGACCGCGCAGGGCCGCCTGCAAGAGGCGTACGAGATCAGCCAGCAGACTAACACCTTCCCCGAGATCTGCGGCCGCATCTGCCCGCAAGACCGCCTGTGCGAGGGGAACTGCGTGATCGAGCAATCGGGCCACGGCACCGTGACCATCGGCTCGGTAGAGAAATACATTACCGATACGGCGTGGGAAAAAGGTTGGGTCAAGCCCATCGTCCCGCAGGGTGACCGCGCCGAAAGCGTCGGCATTATTGGTGCGGGGCCTGCGGGTCTGGCCGCTGCCGATGTGCTGCGCCGCGCTGGTGTTCAGGTCACGGTGTATGACCGTTACGACCGCGCAGGCGGCCTGCTGACCTATGGCATCCCGGGCTTCAAGCTGGAAAAGCACATTGTCATGCGCCGGATCGAGCAGTTGGAAGCGGCTGGCGTGCAGTTCGTGATGAACTGCAACATCGGCGAGGATGTCAGCTTTGACGCCCTGCGCGGCAAGCACGATGCGGTTCTGATCGCCACCGGCGTCTACAAGACGCGCGATCTGGGCGGCGACAACGCCGATGCGGCGGGTCTGGTGCGCGCGCTGGATTATCTGACAGCCTCGAACCGCAAGAATTTCGGCGATGATGTGGCCGAATACGACAACGGCACGCTGAATGCCGCAGGCAAGCGCGTCGTGGTAATCGGCGGCGGCGATACCGCGATGGACTGCGTGCGCACGGCGATCCGTCAGGGCGCGATCTCGGTCAAGTGTCTCTACCGTCGTGACAAGGCAAACATGCCCGGCTCGCAGCGCGAAACCAAGAACGCCGAGGAAGAAGGCGTCGAATTCGTCTGGTTGGCCGCACCTGCCGGCTTTACCGCCGCAGACGGCGTGGTCACCGGCGTAAACGTGCAGCGTATGCGCTTGGGTGCGCCCGATGCATCGGGCCGCCGCAGCCCCGAGCTGATCGAAGGTGCCGATTACATCGAGGAGGCCGATCTGGTGGTGAAAGCCCTCGGGTTCGAACCCGAGGACCTGCCCAAGCTGTGGGGCGTCGACGGGTTGGAAGTGACCCGTTGGGGCACGGTGCGTGCGCAGTTCGGCACGGGCCAAACCAACCTCGACGGTGTATTTGCAGCGGGCGATATCGTGCGCGGTGCTTCGCTGGTTGTCTGGGGAATTCGCGATGGCCGTGACTCGGCCACGGCGATCTTGGATTATCTGGGCCAGTCCGCCACGGTGGCGGCCGAATAG
- a CDS encoding undecaprenyl-diphosphate phosphatase produces MTSDNLFLAAFMGVIEGLTEFLPVSSTGHLLIAGHFLGFESPARVFEVAIQLGAILALVVFYFARLLAVVRRIPTDPAARRFVYSVLVAFLPAVVIGVLAHDLIKRVLFESTATIAIALIVGGVILLWVDRMKITPRYRDAMDLPLPLALKIGLVQCIAMIPGVSRSGATIVGALLMGVEKRAAAEFSFFLSIPTMFGAVAFDLWKSRDALTGAAWTDIIVGFVVTFFVALLVVRWLLDYISRRGYALFAWWRISLGAAVLLALALGSGSA; encoded by the coding sequence ATGACATCTGACAACCTGTTCCTTGCCGCCTTTATGGGGGTGATCGAGGGGCTGACCGAATTCCTGCCGGTATCCTCGACCGGGCACCTGCTGATTGCGGGGCATTTTCTGGGGTTCGAAAGCCCCGCCCGCGTGTTCGAGGTTGCCATCCAGCTGGGCGCGATTCTGGCGCTGGTTGTCTTTTACTTCGCGCGCCTGTTGGCCGTTGTACGCCGGATCCCGACCGATCCCGCCGCGCGCCGTTTTGTCTATTCGGTCTTGGTTGCTTTTCTGCCCGCAGTGGTGATCGGGGTGTTGGCCCATGATCTGATCAAGCGGGTGCTGTTCGAATCGACCGCCACAATTGCAATCGCGCTGATTGTGGGCGGGGTCATCCTACTGTGGGTCGATCGCATGAAGATCACCCCGCGCTACCGCGACGCGATGGATCTGCCGCTGCCGCTGGCGCTGAAAATTGGCCTTGTGCAGTGCATCGCCATGATCCCGGGGGTGTCGCGGTCGGGGGCTACCATTGTCGGGGCGTTGCTGATGGGGGTGGAAAAGCGCGCGGCGGCCGAGTTTTCGTTCTTCCTGTCGATCCCCACGATGTTCGGCGCGGTGGCGTTTGACCTGTGGAAAAGCCGCGACGCGTTGACGGGTGCGGCATGGACGGACATCATCGTCGGCTTCGTCGTGACGTTTTTCGTGGCGCTTTTGGTGGTGCGCTGGCTGCTGGATTACATCTCGCGCCGAGGCTACGCGCTGTTTGCGTGGTGGCGAATCAGCCTAGGCGCAGCGGTTCTGCTAGCGCTGGCACTGGGGTCTGGGTCTGCTTAG
- a CDS encoding complex I NDUFA9 subunit family protein, whose protein sequence is MSGIATVFGAGGFLGRYIVRRLAQQGWRVRAAVRDPNLALFLRPYGTVGQVEPVACNIRTADSVARMVTGADLVINCVGIIAPKGPNTFQAVHVDAAGQIARLARAAGVARLVHISALGARADAPSDYQRSKAAGEAAVLAAFPSAVILRPGLMFGRDDHIFNRLAGMARMLPVLPLVGGATRVQPVWVDDVAAAATNMDAAPGVYPLAGPQVVSLHELAQDVLDVTRQPKRIVMMPEGLARTGAAVAETLGRISFGVLPVPVTRDQLLMLADDNVADAALGAGGFAPFGITPTPYGVVLPEYLWRFRPAGQFTAIRESAQRLKSR, encoded by the coding sequence ATGTCAGGTATTGCAACTGTTTTCGGTGCGGGCGGGTTTTTAGGCCGCTATATCGTACGGCGCTTGGCACAGCAGGGCTGGCGCGTGCGCGCCGCCGTGCGCGACCCGAACCTTGCGCTATTCTTGCGCCCCTACGGGACTGTCGGTCAGGTCGAGCCGGTGGCCTGCAATATCCGCACGGCTGATTCCGTCGCGCGGATGGTGACCGGGGCCGATCTGGTGATCAACTGCGTGGGGATCATCGCGCCAAAAGGGCCGAACACCTTTCAGGCCGTGCACGTCGATGCGGCTGGGCAGATCGCGCGGCTTGCGCGCGCGGCGGGTGTGGCGCGGCTGGTGCATATCTCGGCCTTGGGGGCGCGGGCCGATGCGCCCAGTGACTACCAGCGCAGCAAAGCTGCCGGCGAGGCCGCGGTGCTCGCGGCCTTCCCCTCGGCTGTGATTTTGCGGCCGGGGCTGATGTTTGGCCGCGACGATCACATCTTTAACCGTTTGGCGGGAATGGCCCGCATGTTGCCTGTGCTGCCGCTGGTCGGCGGCGCCACGCGCGTGCAGCCCGTATGGGTCGATGACGTTGCCGCTGCGGCGACCAATATGGATGCCGCGCCCGGTGTTTATCCGCTGGCGGGCCCGCAGGTTGTGTCGCTGCACGAACTGGCGCAAGACGTGCTGGATGTGACGCGCCAGCCCAAGCGCATCGTGATGATGCCCGAAGGGCTGGCCCGCACCGGCGCGGCCGTCGCCGAAACGCTGGGACGTATCAGCTTTGGCGTGCTGCCCGTGCCGGTGACGCGCGACCAGTTGCTGATGTTGGCGGATGATAACGTTGCCGATGCCGCGCTGGGGGCAGGCGGCTTTGCGCCCTTTGGCATCACGCCCACCCCGTATGGGGTTGTGCTGCCCGAATATCTGTGGCGTTTCCGCCCTGCCGGGCAGTTCACTGCCATTCGCGAGTCGGCCCAACGCCTGAAAAGCCGATAG
- a CDS encoding metal-dependent hydrolase, which translates to MNIIWLGHGSFRIEAGDQVLLVDPWLTGNPAFPEKRREEAIKGATHILLTHAHSDHIADALEVSTVTGAPIAAIADLAGYLHQSAAAEVIGFNKGGTLQLGDVAVTMVNACHSSSLSGPDGLVAVGSEAGFMIAAEGHVIYFTGDTDIMADMAWMGEYHAPDIGILSAGGHYTMDMKRAAWAAKKYFAFKTVIPCHYRTFLALEQNADVLKAGLPGVNVIEPEVLVPIAIAAK; encoded by the coding sequence ATGAACATCATATGGTTGGGCCACGGCAGTTTCCGCATCGAGGCCGGCGATCAAGTGCTGTTGGTTGATCCATGGCTGACAGGTAACCCCGCGTTCCCCGAAAAGCGGCGCGAGGAGGCGATCAAGGGTGCGACGCATATTCTGCTGACGCATGCCCATTCCGACCACATCGCCGACGCGCTGGAAGTGTCGACCGTCACCGGCGCGCCGATTGCAGCCATTGCCGATCTGGCTGGCTATCTGCATCAATCCGCCGCCGCCGAGGTGATCGGGTTTAACAAGGGCGGCACATTGCAGTTGGGCGATGTGGCGGTGACTATGGTGAATGCGTGCCATTCCTCGTCCCTTAGCGGGCCGGATGGATTGGTCGCCGTGGGGTCCGAGGCGGGCTTCATGATCGCCGCCGAAGGGCATGTCATCTATTTCACCGGCGACACCGACATCATGGCCGATATGGCGTGGATGGGCGAATACCACGCGCCCGACATCGGCATCCTTTCGGCGGGCGGCCATTATACGATGGATATGAAGCGCGCAGCCTGGGCGGCCAAGAAATACTTCGCTTTTAAGACGGTGATTCCCTGCCACTACCGCACGTTCCTCGCGCTGGAACAAAACGCCGATGTGCTGAAAGCCGGGTTGCCTGGCGTCAACGTGATCGAGCCCGAGGTGCTGGTGCCGATCGCTATTGCCGCGAAATAA
- the gatC gene encoding Asp-tRNA(Asn)/Glu-tRNA(Gln) amidotransferase subunit GatC — translation MSIDIETARRVAKLARIRVDAEALPALASEFSAILGFIEQLNEVDVEGVEPMTSVTPMRLKRRADVVTDGEQQAAVLANAPDAREGFFAVPKVVE, via the coding sequence ATGTCGATCGACATCGAGACCGCCCGCCGGGTGGCAAAACTCGCCCGGATACGGGTGGACGCCGAGGCTTTGCCCGCGTTGGCATCGGAATTCTCGGCGATCCTCGGGTTCATCGAGCAGCTGAACGAAGTGGATGTCGAGGGCGTCGAGCCGATGACATCCGTGACGCCGATGCGCCTGAAGCGCCGCGCCGATGTGGTGACCGATGGCGAGCAGCAAGCCGCCGTTCTTGCCAATGCCCCCGATGCCCGTGAAGGGTTCTTTGCCGTGCCGAAGGTGGTGGAATGA
- the gatA gene encoding Asp-tRNA(Asn)/Glu-tRNA(Gln) amidotransferase subunit GatA, protein MTDTRKLTIATARDLLRKGEVTSAELTETYIKAIDAAGALNAFVHKTPEIARAQAAAADARLKAGDAPDMCGIPLGIKDLFATKGVPSQAASGILAGFKPEYESTVTSQLFADGAVMLGKLNMDEFAMGSANESSVYGPAVNPWRANDSDAALTPGGSSGGSAAAVAADLCLAATGTDTGGSIRQPAAFTGTTGIKPTYGRVSRWGIIAYASSLDQAGPMTKDVRDAAIMLKAMSGVDAKDSTSADIAVPDFEAALTGDIRGKTIGIPREYRIEGLSPEIQKLWDDGIAMLKDAGAKVVDISLPHTKYALPAYYVIAPAEASSNLARYDGVRFGHRAQLSAGDGINEMYEKTRAEGFGPEVQRRIMVGTYVLSAGFYDAYYNRARRVRTLVKRDFEMAFADGVDAILTPATPSSAFALGKESADPVEAYLNDVFTITVNLAGLPGVSLPAGQDSKGLPLGLQLIGKPWEEGELLNIAYSLERSVGFVAKPARWW, encoded by the coding sequence ATGACCGATACCCGCAAATTGACCATCGCCACCGCACGCGACCTGCTGCGCAAAGGCGAAGTGACCAGCGCCGAGCTGACCGAGACCTATATCAAGGCCATCGACGCCGCCGGCGCACTGAACGCATTCGTGCACAAGACGCCCGAAATCGCCCGCGCCCAAGCCGCTGCGGCTGATGCACGGCTGAAGGCGGGCGACGCCCCCGACATGTGCGGCATTCCGCTGGGGATTAAAGACCTGTTCGCGACCAAGGGCGTGCCCAGCCAAGCCGCGTCGGGCATTTTGGCGGGCTTTAAGCCCGAATACGAATCGACCGTGACCAGCCAATTGTTCGCCGACGGCGCGGTCATGCTGGGCAAGCTGAACATGGACGAATTCGCCATGGGCTCGGCCAACGAATCCTCGGTCTACGGCCCTGCGGTGAACCCGTGGCGCGCCAATGACAGCGATGCGGCGCTGACACCGGGCGGCTCGTCGGGTGGTTCGGCTGCGGCTGTGGCCGCCGACCTGTGCTTGGCCGCGACCGGCACCGATACCGGCGGATCGATCCGCCAGCCCGCCGCCTTTACCGGCACCACGGGCATCAAGCCGACCTATGGCCGCGTTTCGCGCTGGGGGATTATCGCCTATGCGTCCTCGCTGGACCAAGCGGGCCCGATGACCAAAGACGTGCGCGACGCGGCAATCATGCTGAAAGCCATGTCGGGCGTCGATGCCAAGGATTCGACCAGCGCCGACATCGCCGTGCCTGACTTCGAAGCCGCCCTGACCGGCGACATTCGCGGTAAAACCATCGGCATCCCGCGCGAATACCGGATCGAGGGCCTTTCGCCCGAGATTCAAAAGCTGTGGGACGACGGCATCGCCATGCTGAAAGACGCTGGCGCCAAGGTCGTCGACATCAGCCTGCCGCACACGAAATACGCGCTGCCCGCCTATTACGTGATCGCGCCTGCCGAAGCTTCGTCGAACTTGGCGCGCTATGATGGCGTGCGTTTCGGCCACCGCGCCCAGCTGTCGGCTGGCGACGGCATCAACGAGATGTATGAAAAAACCCGCGCCGAGGGCTTTGGCCCCGAAGTGCAGCGCCGCATCATGGTCGGCACCTATGTGCTGTCGGCAGGCTTCTACGACGCCTATTACAACCGCGCCCGCCGCGTGCGCACGCTGGTCAAGCGTGACTTCGAGATGGCCTTTGCCGACGGCGTCGATGCGATTCTGACGCCCGCTACGCCGTCGTCGGCCTTTGCCCTTGGCAAAGAAAGCGCCGATCCGGTCGAGGCCTATCTGAACGACGTCTTCACCATCACGGTGAACCTTGCCGGCCTACCGGGCGTATCCTTGCCTGCGGGACAAGACAGCAAGGGCTTGCCACTTGGCCTGCAGTTAATTGGCAAACCATGGGAAGAGGGCGAATTGCTGAACATCGCTTATTCACTGGAACGTTCCGTCGGCTTTGTGGCAAAGCCCGCGCGCTGGTGGTAA